The Endozoicomonas gorgoniicola genome contains a region encoding:
- a CDS encoding terminase large subunit domain-containing protein: MSASLSLPEKRELLELLEEQARREKYNQINRYFPESGPLRRELYKKHMEFFKAGAIHKERLFMAGNRVGKSESGGGYEVTQHLTCDYPDWWEGRRFDKPVQFLAAGDTSQTTRDIIQKKLLGGLWDTDEWGTGLIPRDRLDQKPVTKAGTPGAYEEVQVKSEAGGYSSLKLRSYDQGRRIFQGFELDGAWLDEEVPHDVYSEALTRTMTTDGIVIMTFTPLSGLTQLVKSFMQSKKEQESIVP; this comes from the coding sequence ATGAGCGCATCGCTGAGCTTACCGGAAAAGCGTGAGCTGCTTGAGCTGCTGGAAGAGCAGGCGAGGCGTGAGAAGTACAATCAGATCAACCGGTATTTTCCTGAGTCGGGACCACTGCGCAGAGAGCTCTATAAAAAACATATGGAGTTCTTTAAAGCCGGAGCCATTCATAAAGAGCGTTTGTTCATGGCGGGTAACCGGGTAGGTAAGTCAGAATCCGGTGGCGGCTATGAAGTCACCCAGCACCTGACTTGCGACTATCCGGACTGGTGGGAAGGCAGACGGTTTGACAAGCCAGTGCAGTTTCTGGCCGCTGGTGACACATCACAAACCACCAGAGACATCATTCAGAAAAAGCTGCTTGGCGGACTCTGGGATACTGACGAATGGGGAACCGGCTTGATACCCCGTGACCGGCTGGATCAGAAGCCAGTCACCAAGGCGGGAACGCCCGGTGCTTATGAGGAAGTGCAGGTTAAAAGTGAAGCCGGGGGTTATTCGTCGTTGAAGCTGCGTTCTTACGATCAGGGTCGTCGAATCTTTCAGGGCTTTGAACTGGACGGTGCCTGGCTGGATGAAGAAGTTCCCCACGATGTGTACTCCGAAGCACTGACCCGAACCATGACTACAGACGGTATTGTGATTATGACGTTTACCCCGTTGAGTGGTCTGACCCAGTTGGTGAAATCCTTCATGCAGAGCAAGAAAGAGCAGGAGTCTATTGTTCCATGA
- a CDS encoding phage terminase large subunit family protein, producing the protein MSRYVVQAGWDDVPHLNEQAKADLEASYLPHERDARRKGIPGLGEGAIYPVPEKEVVCKPFPVPEHFARAYGFDVGWKKTAGIWGAWDRDNDIIYCYSEHYRGQAEPSVHASAVKARGEWIPGIIDTAARGRSQTDGRRLWDLYIQQGLQLYKANKAVEAGILEVYQRLSTGRLKFFSTLQYTIAEYLLYHRNEKGLIVKEDDHLMDALRYLCMGIKQAITKPVQQHRIRTGIADSTAGY; encoded by the coding sequence ATGAGTCGCTATGTGGTTCAGGCAGGCTGGGACGATGTGCCACACCTGAACGAACAGGCTAAGGCTGATCTGGAAGCGTCTTACCTTCCCCATGAACGGGATGCCCGAAGAAAAGGTATTCCCGGGCTGGGTGAAGGGGCGATTTATCCGGTACCTGAAAAGGAAGTGGTCTGTAAGCCCTTCCCAGTACCTGAACATTTCGCCAGAGCCTACGGCTTTGACGTGGGCTGGAAGAAAACAGCGGGTATCTGGGGCGCATGGGATCGGGATAACGACATCATTTATTGTTACTCCGAGCATTACCGGGGGCAGGCCGAGCCATCGGTTCACGCTTCAGCGGTAAAAGCCAGGGGCGAATGGATACCGGGCATTATTGACACGGCAGCCAGAGGCAGAAGCCAGACCGACGGCAGGCGACTCTGGGACTTGTACATTCAGCAGGGATTGCAGCTTTATAAAGCCAACAAAGCGGTAGAAGCCGGAATACTGGAAGTCTACCAGCGTCTTTCAACGGGCAGGCTGAAGTTCTTCAGCACCCTGCAATACACCATTGCGGAATACCTGCTTTACCATCGCAACGAGAAAGGTTTGATTGTCAAGGAAGACGATCACTTGATGGATGCCCTGCGTTATCTCTGCATGGGTATCAAGCAGGCTATTACCAAACCGGTTCAGCAACACCGAATCAGAACAGGCATTGCCGACAGCACAGCGGGCTACTGA
- a CDS encoding terminase small subunit, giving the protein MSLNDRQQRFVDEYLANGGNATQAAISAGYSAKTAEATASRLLRNVKVADSVARGQKKIKKDLGITAEWKRDQLKKIIEACSNTVEAQKGKGDDATMVKTMVDAKAAISAIAELNKMDGDLAAIKTENKNTNTHTFDDLSEQEIDERIAELTGKA; this is encoded by the coding sequence ATGAGTTTGAACGACAGACAACAGCGTTTCGTTGATGAGTACTTAGCCAATGGCGGCAATGCGACTCAGGCGGCAATATCAGCCGGTTACAGTGCAAAAACGGCTGAAGCTACAGCAAGCAGGCTGTTGAGAAATGTTAAGGTCGCTGATTCTGTCGCCAGAGGTCAGAAAAAAATCAAAAAAGACCTGGGCATTACCGCTGAATGGAAACGGGATCAGCTGAAAAAAATCATTGAAGCCTGTTCGAATACTGTCGAGGCGCAAAAAGGCAAAGGCGACGATGCCACAATGGTTAAAACAATGGTGGATGCCAAGGCGGCTATCTCTGCCATTGCGGAACTGAACAAGATGGACGGTGATCTGGCGGCCATCAAGACTGAAAACAAGAACACTAATACCCACACATTCGATGACCTGAGTGAGCAGGAAATAGATGAGCGCATCGCTGAGCTTACCGGAAAAGCGTGA